The region CTCATAAAATTGTTATATACAATATTAATACTTTgtcagtcatttatttttaaaatcataggAAAGCTACAAATGGCTAGTGAACATGTCCCTAGACATTTCCTCTTGTAGAGCTCTGCGGAGCTTAATGAAGAGATGACAAACTCTCAGGTCTTCCCTAGGGAATCGACACTCCTGCTGGGAAGTTATAAATGGAGTAGAATGTTGAATCTCTAAAGAACTGATATTATTTCTATGGCACAAAGTCAACAATTTCTACCCTTAAGGGCATAATCTTGAAGGGAGACtctcataaaagagaaaattttcatgcttgtaatgattttatttttccaaaatgtTGACTATGAAATATTGGAGACTCATGTATGAAAGCtatgttcttttatgtgtatgtcaaGAATCTTTGTAAAATTTCAAACAGAGAGTATGTTATTGGCCCAGTAAATCTCTTATAAAAGTGAAGCACTGCTCTGCTAATTGGAATGACAGGCTTAATATTTAGCTACTTTTTGGCCTTCTGATCATGTGGAGGAAGACGCCATAAACTCCAATGTCAAGGAAGACTCCAGGTGAATCAAGGTGAGCTTCAAATAGTTTTTATCTTGAGACTTtaacttcaaaacaaaaaaacatttatatatatacatatatatacatatatatgtatatacatatatatatgtatatacatatatatgtatatatgtgtgtatatatatacacgtatatatgtatatgtatatatatatattcatattctgaGGAAAAAGTGTGTATAGGCCTTTTCaaccttaattctttttttaattggatattttatttatttacatttcaaatgttatccgcTTTCCAGGTTTTCCTTtgcaaccccccatcccatcaccCTTAccctcccacctacccacttccaACTCAATGCCCTAATATTCCTCTACACTGGTTAACCAAAATTCTTAGTACATCCACTAAAGAGAATTTAATGACTTAATTAATAGTCAAAGAAAGTATCTTTCTGGAGAGATAAGGAACATGGTTAGTGGATAGAGGAAATAAGGATTTCCCCAGACTCCTTGTTTAACTACTGAAGTTCAGAAACTGATAAATCCAACTCTGCTCTTGCAGTGAGAGATGGTTCATGGGTTAATACTGTCTTTCTACACTTATTCTTGCAGGTGCCACACATGATGCAAATGACTATGGAAAATACATCTTCAGTGTCAGAATTTATTCTTGTGGGACTGACAGACCAAcctgagctccagctgccctTATTTGTCCTGTTCCTGATGAACTACACAGCCACTGTGATGGGAAACTTAACGCTAATGAATCTCATTTGCCTGAACTCTAACcttcacacccccatgtactttttCATCTTCAATTTGTCCTTCATAGACTTCTGTTATTCATTAGTCTCTACTCCCAAAATGCTGAtgagttttgttttagagaggaACACCATCTCCTTCAGAGGATGCATGGCTCAGCTGTTTTTCTACTGCGTTTTTGTGAACTCTGAGAGTTATGTGCTGACAGCcatggcctatgatcgctatgtggccatctgtcagCCACTTATGTACAAGATCGTTATGTCCCCTAAGATCTGTTGTCTGTTGATATTTGGCTCTTACTTGATGGGGTTTGTTAGTGCCATGGCTCACACAGGATGTATGGTAAGGCTCATTTTTTGTGATTCTAACATCATCAATCACTACATGTGTgacatcttccctctcctccagctCTCATGTAGTAGCACCTATGTCAATGAGCTTATGAGCTATGTTGTGGTAGGTACAGCTATCATTTTATGTTGCCTCATTATCTTAGTCTCATATGCTATGATCCTTTACAATATTCTTCATATGTCCTCAGGTAAGGGTTGGTCCAAAGCCTTGGGCACTTGTGGGTCTCACATCATAACTGTTAGTCTCTTCTATGGATCCGGGCTACTTGCTTATGTCAAGCCATCATCTGCTGAGACTGTGGGTCAGGCAAAATTTTTCTCAGTGTTTTATACTTTATTGGTGCCTATGTTGAACCCTCTTATTTATAGCCTCAGAAACAAGGATGTTAAACTTGCTGTGAAAAAAACCTGGAAAAGAATCACAAACTGATTTATTCTGTGGTACATCCTTTAGCCTCCTCATATTCTGTTTTTATagtgtttttatgtgtttcttgtcttttatattacatatatttcatttttttcattattccttGCTTTTCAAAAACATTCATAGACTTTATAATACCACATATTTCTTTAACCCAAGCAATATAACTCTGTGTGTACTGTGAAAATATGTGGCATCCTCAGATTCAATGTGTTTCTAAGATGTTGTAATGTTCATTGTCTCTATTAGATTAAGACCTtgttcaggttttttttgttgttgttgttgctttttctttcatatatttcttttaaaaaatttgtatgtttattttaaagtttatatgtatgtgtcgaAACTCTGTGAAATGTATGTTTGCCATATATCTTTAAGAGCCTATCATGGATTAAAGATGGTTTCAGAATCTTTAGATGTATTGTAACAGTTAGGTGGGGATTACCAAGTACGTGCTTGGAAAGAACCCATGTCTTCTCTAAGagcattaagtgctcttaacagttgAACCCTTTCCACTGCCCcactgtctcttctctttcagtcAATAATAAAATTCTTGGAATTGTATGCTTTACCTCTTTTTGTTCTCAGTTGTCTGTTATTACTTTGATATATAGTTTGATTTGAAAGACAACTTCCTTATCTGGTGGGTTTATCACCTATATATTCattcaaagagatgagaagaaaactACGGGGTTGATATAATTGTCAACATTTCAGCTATCATTTGATATGGTTCATTTTCTAGTATTTGAGCTTGAAATTGATGAGGAAAATTTATAATTAACtgaaataaagtttttattctGTGGTTATCACAGCATGTGTTTGGCCTATTCAACTGCACAGTTTTCCACTCCCCCATGAGTTTGAGACTATTTCAGCAAATAGagattttttgtcatttattccccactttttaattttattatttaggtttttatttttgacatctagtttcttgagttcattttatatgttGGAAATGAGTCCTTTATTGGATGTGgaactgggaaaaaaatctttttccattttgtaggctgccactttgccTGATTGATGGTAACCTCtgccttatagaaacttttcagttttataaagtcctatttattaattgttgatgtAATACTGGATaatttctgttcagaaagtcttctctTGTGCTAATGCATCCAGggctatttttccttttctatcaGAATAAGTGTATCAGATTTTACACTGAGGTCTTTAATACTCAGACTTGCATTTGTATAGGGTGATAAGTGTGGATTTATTTGCAGTTTTCTACAAACAGATAtctagtttgaccagcaccatttgttgaagatgctgtcttttcccaGTATGTACCtctgtcttcttaaaaaaaaatgggtgtccatatatacatatatatatacatatatatatgtatgtatatatatatatatatatatatatatatatatatatatatacatacatatatatatgtatatatatatggaaaatttCTGGATCTATAATTCAATAACATTTACCAACATGTCTGTTTTATTCCAATAGCATGAAGTTTTTCTTACTATAGCTCTGTAAGTAAAACCGGAAGTTGGGAATGGTGAGGCATTCAGGAGTTATTTTGGTGCTGAGGATTGCTTTAGCTATCCTTTACGTTTTGATTTTCCATACAAAGTTGAGAATTGTCTTTTCAagttctataaagaattgtgttgcaatTTTAGTTAGGATTGCACTGAACGCGTAGATTGCTTTGGTAAAAAggttacttttactatgttaagtCTACTATGAGCATTGGAGATCCTCatatcttctgacatcttctttaatttatttcctcAAACACTTGAAGTTTTATCATACAAGACTTTGACTTGCTTAGAGAGGTTAccatagatattttatattatttgaggctattgtgaaaagtTTTGCATCCGTGATTCCTTTCTTAttctgtttgttatttgtttccttGTGAGCAACTCTACAATCAATGGATGGAGTTGATAGGTAGACCCAATCATTTTTGTATATGTTCATTGGAACCAGGCACAGGTGGTGTGAGGTCATTACTTATTGACATTTTCATACCTCAAAGACATATAGACCTTCTTTTTCAGCCTTCTACCTGCTTCATTGTTTTCTGCCGCCTTTTCTATGAGGTCCCTGGGCCACAGAGGAGGTAGTATTATGCTTTCTTTTGGGGTGAGCATGCAATTCTCACTAATTCTCAGCATTTGAACAGGCACACATTTCTTAATTCACAGAATTCGTTGTGAAGAGGAAATTAGGAGATTAAgagataaataatttatttatgagcatactaataaatattttaaggctATTTGTCGCTATGGTAATATAGCTAAAGAGTAACACCAAGTTCACTTCTAGGCTCCCacgcatattttttttttacagaaatttactatgtttattttatgaaaaaaatgtccaattttataattcttttttaaaattttatttaatcttttcttaTAATCCAGATTTTATCTCCCTCCCAATCCACCCTCAGACTGTTCCATATCCTATACCtctttcccacctccccacccctacccttccACCTtcatctccatgaggatgtcacCATCCCACACTCCCCATCCCACCAGATCTTCCCACTCCCTGGtgcctccagtctcttaagggttaggtacatcttctctgactgagtctacacctggcagtcctctgctgtatgtgtgttgggagctgaatattaaactctgagccttgatcagagaactttgtcttggctccacatttctcttgcccctccatctcttttcatttccagccttccattcaggtgaacccagttcgtCCGTGGCTGCTGGTTGCTACAGTTGGGGGCCTcatatatgctgcctggttggtggtacaatgtctcagaggtccaggttagttgagagtgctggtcctcctatagAGTTGTCCTCCTCCCCAGCttcttcagcttttccctaattcaaccacagggatcagcagcttctgtccattgattgggtgtaaATAACTGACTCTGTCAGTTGCTTTTTGGATCTTTTGGAGGGCATTCATGATAGACCCCTTTTTATGAGCACTCCATACCCTCAGTAATAGCAGCAGGCCTTGGGACCAacctttgagctggatcctaatttgggcctgttgctggacctctttttcctcaggctcttctccattttcatccctgcagttctttcagacagaaacaattatgggtcaatCAGACAAAAACAattagagtttttgactgtgggatggcaaccccatccctcaattgatgccctgtctttctcctggtggtgggctctacaagttccttctccccattgtaggacatttcatctaaggtctttTAAGTTctgaaagtctctcacctcccaggtctctggtacattctggaaggtcccacccccccacctcctaccttccaaggttgcctgtttccattctctcTGCTGGTCCCTCTTAGccaggcaggaaaggaaaggcagagcCCAGGAAGAATGGGATCCATTTTGATTAGGTGCAAGGGCCAAGTATGCTGGTGCGTCTGTAGGAGAGAAGGCCTTCCTGAGGAGTTTTAGGTACAGCTTTTTAAGATGAAGGCTTTCTCTGTGGTCATCCTTAACATAGCAACTCTTTTAGATGATTCTTGCTTGTTTAATACTAGTTTATTTGATGGTGGGTACATCAAAAAGACATATACTCTTAACTGGGGTGAACCACcactttattcagggtgaaccaaaggattaaataccttttgttgGAAGGAATACCCAGGAAGCAAAGCTCGTTGGCTAAAGGCTCAGGGCTATCTCCATTCACATGGAGAACTCCAGGTGTTGTGACTCATGTGACTACACGACTCAGTGAGGCGTTATGATTATATGCTCCAGAGAAAGTacacagacaggaaacagctgTACTCCTACTATTctccattctctcttttctctgggatTTCTAGGGTCTGAGCTAACTAAACCTTCATAGTTCTTATATCTGTCTGGTAACATGTTCCCACATACTCTACAcctaatatatacacaaaggatgaATGACGTTTAAAAAAAAGTAGTGCCCTGACACAGAATTATGAGACAAGAAACCTCCAAAGATGCTGTTGAGCAGATTTGTGTTAGCTGTCTACTACTGAACATGGGGACTACCTTTAAAAGTGGTTAGTTTCCTCAGTAAggcttatttgaaaaaaaaataatttttcttttgaagtgaGTATGCATTGAAAATAGCTTCTGTTAGGGATGGGTGATATGTCCACTTCTCAGCTCCAAGACCCTATTTTACCAGTTGCAGACCCCTGCATGCCATATGAATGCTGGCTACAATTTCTGGGAGTTCACAAAAATGCATCATTTGTATGTTTAGGTagtcttgttttctttgagtCTTCCATCCTGTAAACTCTTATactcttttagttttcttttctacagAGTTCTCTGAGCCCCAAGGGGTGGatttgaagaagacatccctctTAGGGATGAATATACCATGGTCTTCCATTCAGCACATTTTCTGGCtgaatttattattatgtatttttgGAGGAAAATTCATTTATGATGGTtgatcaaaaaatatatatttatgagtactgcaaaatgtcattaggagtcattttagtGGTATGTTCTTTTAGCAGAACAGGAAGATTTGTATTTACCCAAGGTTGATGAACTCTCTGGTCCCAGAGTCTTGGCTACTCAGGCAGTTTTGGTGTGTGTTCCATGTTATAGAGTTTGACAGTAATCAAGCATTGTTGGtaactcccacaagctttgtgccataATTACATATGCTTATTTTGCTGGCAGTCATCATTTTAGATTGAAAGATTTATAGGTAGAGTAGCATTTACAGTTCTCATTTGGTAGCATTTAACTTTCTCTTTATAGTCGAATGAACATTTGACTATATGAGTAAATACTCTAGGTAGGCACCAGgtccactttttttctttttaaaattatttctttattttttccatttttaatttaatcttttcttacagtccagattttatccactTCCAGGTCCACCCTATGACTGTTCTATATCCTGTACCTCCTCCCCCTATCTCtgtgaggatgtccccaccccaccagatctcCCTACTTCTTTTCTTCAATGAGTTGTTTaggtatttcttctctctctctctctctctctctctctctctctctctctctctctccctccctccctccctccctccctccctccctgtgtgtgtgtgagtgtgtgtgtgctacaggATGTTACTGTTGGGTTATGGAAAGCAACACATAACTTTCTCAACAGCCTGTGTTGTTTCGGAGTTTCCATGCAACCCCTTTGACCAATAACTCAAGTAGCTGTAACtcattcctggtactggaagcaTTATTTAATGATGAGAGTTGTCTGGCTGGGGCTCTATCTTCCTTACTTTTTGTTGACTTCATTTAGATTGGCTTCATATACACATGTTTTAGAAGGTTTCTACTGTATTAGATTTGCAATTGCCCTTTGAAATTGCTGTTTTAGCTATGCTGCTTTGTCCTGTCCTGCAGGGCATTAAACAGAgtccggggagatcacctaagagagaattggggggtgggggggggggaacaggcGAACGCAAAGAAACACAGCTTGTCTATGGGCTGATCAAACCgtactttttactttttcactcaggggttatatacacaaaaaggcagcatgtggggaaggggatgatgtaGGAGcttaggtgttcagggggagtacagatatcttctagaacagagtgtctgtcagctgggtgaaggttcaggagacagttcactatgactctgcctatgattcacttgtccttatctaagttggtactatccaccaaggctacccaaggtctatgactatccacaaaaCTAATGACTACTTGTTCCTAACCAGggtggtaaatttccaccaaagctgcttgtttacaatattttatagttatctgtttcagtgtttttccacagagacccaagactttgttcCAGCAGGCTGactttaggcctatggctgattttaggccttcagtgtataagcaaagctgtcCCTGACACTGCTTCACATACACTTCCTTGTCTCTTTTTATCTCCCATTTGCTGTTTGACCCTCCTATTCTAGTCTATGTCACATCCATCCGTAACATTTCTACTTCCCCTTTGTAGGGAAATCCATCTCTTTTCCATTAGTGTATCTCTAAACTCTAAGGTGATATAGATTATACTTTTTTTAATcaatgacttaacagctaatatctacatatagTACATTCCATATGTACCTTTCATTTTTCCCCTCTTGCCAGACATACTTTGAGCCTTGTTTAGTGAGAGGCAGAGATGATGCATCCATACACAGCATCATTTACAGTTAACAattttgaaagagaacaaagttGTAGTActcaattttcaaattttaaacttTCTACAAAGCTGTATTCATCAGATTAATGTGCTATTaactacagacaaattaatgaaatagaactgAGAGTCTAAAAGTAAACACTGAATTCATGGTTTGTTAATTTCAAAAAGGATGCCAAGACTATACAAATAGGGAAAGAATTGCCTTTCTTCAGTTAACTGGTAACTTAGGATGACTGtcttatctatatatttatatacctatatataataGGTATGCCTTTTACATAAATActcaaaaatactcaaaattaaCTAAGTTATTTGTAAGAATATTTCAtagtaattttctttcaaatgaaaCATTCAActctggagggaggagaaatggtCGTGGCATGCAAAGAAATCTTATCAATCCAGGAAAGCTAAAACTTATAATTTCTCAAGATTTTCCTGAATATCATGGAAGCAGTAAATAACTGATATAGGTTGACTAGCTGATTTGCTAGTGCTACATTCTCCACCTGTAGAGGTGCCTGCTACTTTTGCAGGCAACTCTGGGGATGCAGTATGTGATTAGTGACCTAGTCTGTGGTAGGCTTTTTTGATTATGCAGCTGTTTTTTATCCATCTTCTCAAGTATATTCTTGGAAATAAGTCCAATAAACACATGGTTAttggtcatgaatttgagaatgAGGATATCCATGGAAGAGTTGTGAGTaagcaaatgaaaagaaaaatgatgtaattatatttaaattaaatatatgtatatatatatatatgtatatgtatatacaaatatacatatgaatgaaaagaaagcaaatgaaaagaaaaatgatgtaattatatttaaattaaatatatatgtatatgcatatgtatatgtgtgtgtctatgtatacatatatagacacacacatatataggtatatatacacatatacatatgtatatatatatatatgaaatttttttcttagcctaATCAATATCTTACTGTCTTGTCAATTTATCCAACAAGACAAAGCAAACTGTTTTAACATCTCATTTTTAATGATACTATACACATAGAATATTCAATAATGCTTTAAGTATTTTCATTGGATATAATTCTTTGTATATGTAGTGATGGGAAGAATAATATTGATATAGAATGGGAAAGGACTAAGgatgttgtttattttgttattcagAATAGCATCACAATTCCTTGTCCAACCTAAATAGTAATAATACCAGGAATAAGAATTTTTTCATATGAATAAAGATGAAAAGATATTCAACAAGTTTTAACACACAGAgtaataatttcatttaattaatattaaatggaCTGTAAAGTCCATTTATGTTTTAttctatcattattatttattgaggtatagaatataaatgtatgtgcatCTTCTGCTTTCTACATCTAACATAAATATTCTACCACTGGGCCCTGGCCTAATCCTTCTCGTATGAGTCTCAGTTTATAGATATACATAAAAATGCAGTTATACATAAGTAATGGTTAATAAGATTTGTAACTTTCTACAGTTTCAATGTGAAAAATTTGTGAAGTCTGGCttcacacactatatatatatgtatatgtatacatatatataatttttcatatacatatatagtcttTCATATATATGTCTTTCAACTTACTTTTTACAAAATATTGTAGAATATTAatctataatatattatgtattaataCAGTTCTTCTTGGTGCTTATTAGAAATTACTAGTAAAAGCTCCAAAGCAAACCACCTGGTACTCTGTCAGTCAGTACTCCTGATGGGAAATTATAAATTGAGCACAGATTTGAACCTCAAATGAGCCAACACTGTTTATGGTGCATGATGCAAATGAAGGCTCAGTAATTTATTCACTCAAGGGACTCATGAAACCTGGGAGGACATCTTAAAGAGAGAATAATTTTCCAGGATTCTAAACAATTTTCACAGAACTCTGGATCATGAAATAAGTTCTCACTATAACCAGAAAACATCTTGTAGTTTCATATaaggatgttatttttttttctgcaggtgTAGGGTGTTAG is a window of Arvicanthis niloticus isolate mArvNil1 chromosome 26, mArvNil1.pat.X, whole genome shotgun sequence DNA encoding:
- the LOC143438802 gene encoding olfactory receptor 8C8-like, which produces MMQMTMENTSSVSEFILVGLTDQPELQLPLFVLFLMNYTATVMGNLTLMNLICLNSNLHTPMYFFIFNLSFIDFCYSLVSTPKMLMSFVLERNTISFRGCMAQLFFYCVFVNSESYVLTAMAYDRYVAICQPLMYKIVMSPKICCLLIFGSYLMGFVSAMAHTGCMVRLIFCDSNIINHYMCDIFPLLQLSCSSTYVNELMSYVVVGTAIILCCLIILVSYAMILYNILHMSSGKGWSKALGTCGSHIITVSLFYGSGLLAYVKPSSAETVGQAKFFSVFYTLLVPMLNPLIYSLRNKDVKLAVKKTWKRITN